The DNA sequence TGAAGCGCGGGCAGCCGGTGGACTTCTCGGTTCTCAGCCGAGCGGAGGCGGCCATCGAGCAGCTCCTGGCGGAGAAGGGGTACCTGCAGGCGCGGGCCAAGGCGCGCCTGACCCCGGTCGGCCAGGGGCAGCGCGAAGTGACCTTCCACATTCGCGAGGGGGCCAAGACCAAGATCAAGAAGATCGACTTCACGGGGAACACGATGTTCACGGACCGGCGTCTGCGCAAGATGCTGAAGCTCACCAAGCAGGCCTTCTGGCTGACTTCGTGGGCCTCGTCCAAGACCCTCTATCATCCGGCCAAGTTCGACCAGGACGCGGAGAACATCCGCACGTCGTACAAATCGGTCGGCTACCTCGACATCGCCATCCAGCCCGAGATCGTGGAGCTCGTGGGCGGCAAGCCCAAGAAACCACAGGGCACCCCCAAGAGCCTGACCCTGGTGGCGCCGGGCACGACACCGGGCGCGCAAGGACTCGAGGATGAAGACGAGGAGGACTTCGAGGAGCCGCCCCCCGCCCCGGCTCCGCCGGGCGAGACGGAGAAGCAGCGGACCCGGCGTGTCAAGGCCGAGCTGAAGGCCAAGAAGAAGAGCGAGACGCCGCCGAAGAAGTGGGTGCACCTCACCGTTCCGATCGACGAGGGGGCGCAGTACAAGGTCGGCAAGATCGACATCGAAGGGAACAGCGTCTTCAGCGGACCCGAGGTGATGGCGCGGGTGCCTCTGCGCGCGGGCATGGTGTTCAACGACTCGGCCCTCAAGTTCGGCACCAAGCGGCTGGAGGAGGACTACGGCGAGCGGGGGTACTTCTACGTGTCGATCGATCCCCGGATCGACAAGCATGAGCGCACCGCCGACCTCACCCTGGCGATCACCGAGGACAAGAAGTACTTCGTGGATCGCATCGAGTTCGGCGGCAACACCACGACGCGCGACGGCGTCCTGCGGCGGGAGATGCCTCTGACCGAGGAGGATCTGTTCAACGTGCGCCGCATGCGCCTGGGGCTGCGCAAGATCGCCCAGCTCGGATACTTCCAGGTCGGCGACGACCCGGCGGTGAAACCGAAGGGGGAGACCGACCACGTCGACATCCTGGTGCAGGGCGTCGAATCGAGCCGCAACGAGATCCAGGTGGGCGGCGGCGTCTCCGGACTGGAGGGAGGGTTCTTCCAGGCGTCGTATTCCACGCGCAATTTCCTCGGCCGGGGGGAGATCTTCTCGACCTACGTCCAGACCGGCACGCGCGCCAACCGCTACTCCTTCAACTTCACGGAGCCGTGGTTCCTCGGACACCCCTGGACGCTGGGGTTCTCCCTGTTCCGGCGCCAGACCGACTACACCGGATTCCGCCAGATCGGCAGCGGCGGCACCCTCTCCCTCGGGCGGCTGCTCGGCGTATTCAGCCGGTTCGACGTGGCCTACGGCTACGAGAACGTGGATCTCCTGACGACCACGGCCGGGTTCCCGGTCAACCGCCAGAACAGCGCCACGAGCAGCCTCACGACGCTGTACACCGTGGACACCCGCAACAATTACTTCCGCCCGACGCGCGGCTACCGCGTGCAGGGGAGCATGGAGTATGCGGGAGGGTTCCTCGGCGGGGACAATTTCTTCTACAAGCCCCGATTCGACGCCACGCTGTACCTCCCCGGTCTCTCGCGCAAGCATTACATCGGGCTGAACGCCGCCTACGGGTACGTCTCGCCCTTCGGAGGGCGCGTCGTGCCGGTCTTTGAGCGCTACTTCCTCGGAGGCGAGAGGTCCCTGCGCGTATTCAAGAGCCGCACGGTCAGTCCGGCGCGGCGCGACGTCGACGTCAACCACAACGGATTCATCGACACTCCGGAGGATCGCAACCCGGACGGGGTCTTCGAGCCCTGCGAGGATCTCAACGGCAACGGGGTCCAGGACAAGAACGAGCCGGACCGTGGCAATTGCCTTCTCGATCCAGCCGAGGACGCCAACAACAACGGCATTCTCGACACGGAGGACCTGAACCACAACGGGGTCCTCGATCCGGGCGAGGACAAGAACGGGAACGGAATCCTGGACACCGAGGACAGAAACGGAAACGGCCGGCTCGATCTGGGCGAGGACCGCCCGGACGGGATCTGGACCCCGTTCTGCCCGGCGGACGATCCGAACATGAACGGCAAGCAGGATCCGGGCGAGTTCGACAACGGCAACTGCCGCCTCGATCCGGGCGAGGACACGAACGGGGATGGCGTCTTCGGCACCGTGTTTCCGGGTGGCAACCAGTACATCCTGCTCAACGCCGAGTACACGGTTCCGCTGGCCGACGCGGTCGAATTCGCCCTGTTCTACGACGCGGGCAACGCCTTCGACGACGGGCAGAAGATCCGGCTGAACGACATGCGCGTCGACTACGGCTTCGAGCTGCGCTTCTACCTGCCGGTCTTCCAGGCGCCCCTGCGTCTGATCTACGGCTTCATCCAGAACCCGCAGAAGGGCGAGGACCCCAGCAACTTCATCTTCAGCATCGGCACCACTTTCTAGGAGGCCCGCCGCCCATGTACGCCCCGGATCTCTGTGGTATAGTCATGGCCCGCTGTCGCGAGTCAAGGAGACCCTCGATGCCACGATGGTTGTGCGGCCCCTTGGTCTGTCTGCTCCTCACCTTCGGCGCCACGTCCCTGCCCGCGCAGCCCGCCGAGCCGCCGAAGGTCGGCGTCTTCGATCCGGAGACCGTGTGGAAGCTCACCGAGGTGGGCAAGAAATACAACCAGGACCTGAACGACGCGCGCGACCGCCTGCAGGCCGAGATCGACAAGAAGCAGGCCGAGATCGACGCCCTGAAGGACAAGCTGCGCCAGCAGCAGCAGAGCCTGAGCGAGGACAAGGCCGCGCAGATGCAGAAGGACATCCAGAACAAGATGATCGAGCTGAACCGGCTCAACGACGACGCCACGCGGGAGATGAAGTCCCAGCTCAACGACGTCCAGAACCGCTTCCAGCAGATGCTCGTCGAGACCCTCGAGGTCTACGGCAAGGAAAGGAACTTCACGCTGGTCCTCGACAAGAGCGTCATCGCCTACAACTCGCCCCAGGTCGACGTCACCCAGGACCTGATCCAGAAGTTCAACGACATGCACAAGGCCGCGGCCCTGCCCGCCACCGGGAAGGCCCAGCCCAAGAAGACCCCCGAAAAGCCGAAGGAGGCGCCGAAGGATGCGCCGAAGCCGCCGGGGGGCCGCTGAAGGACGCTCCGTTGGGAGCCTACACGCTGGGTGAGATTGCCTCCCGTGTCGAAGGGACCGTGCGCGGCGACTCCAGTCGCACGGTCTCCGGCATCAAGCCGCTCGACCAGGCCGGCCCCGAGGACCTCAGCTTCGTGGCGCATCCGCGCTACCGGCGGGCCGCCGAGGGGTCCCGCGCCGCCGGCCTGATCGTGAGCGAGGAGGGGATCGCCCCGGGGCGCAACCTGATCCTGGTCAAGAACCCGTACGTCGCCCTGGCCGCGGCGATGGGCCTCTTCTACGAGCAGGCGCGGCCGGCGCCCGGGCTCAGCCCGCAGGCCGTGCTGGGAGAGGGGACGCGTATCGGGCGGGACGTCTCGATCGGACCGTTCGTCGTCACCGGTCGCGACTGCTCGATCGGGGACCGCGCCGCCCTCCTGCCCGGTGTCGTCCTGGGCGACGATGTGCGGATAGGCGAGGACACGGTGCTGCACCCGGGTGTCGTGGTCTACTCCCACTCCGTTCTGGGGGCGAGGGTCATCGTGCATGCATCCAGCGTCGTCGGCAGCGACGGCTTCGGCTATGCAGAGGCCGCCGGAGCGCGGGCCAAGATCCCCCAGGTCGGCAACGTCGTGATCGAAGACGACGTGGAGATCGGCGCCTGCACGACCATCGACCGGGCGACGTTTGGCAGTACGATGGTCGGGCGCGGAACGAAGATCGACAACCTCGTGCAGATCGGCCACAACGTGTCGATCGGCGAGGGCTCTGTGCTCGTGGCCCAGTCGGGGATCGCCGGCAGCACGCGTCTCGGCCGCGGCGTGATCGTGGCCGGGCAGTCGGGGGCGGCGGGGCACCTCGTACTCGGGGATCGTACGGTGGTCGGGGCCAAGTCGGCGGTCCTGCAGGACCTGCCGGCCGGCTCCTTCGTCGTGGGGCACCCGGCCTCGGACCATCGCGAGTGGAAGCGAAGCCAGGCGGCTCTCCGCCGCCTGCCGGATCTGCTGCGGGCCGTCGCCCGCCTGGAGCGCGCCGCGGGTCAGGGCAAGAGCGGTCGTCCGTCGGCGAAATCAGCGCGGGCGCGCCGGGCGCGACGCTCCTAGACAGCGCGGCGCGCAGCGCGACGAGGGGGACATGGACGAACCGCAGGGCGTCCTCGACATCCGCCAGATTCTTGCGATCCTGCCGCACCGGTATCCCTTCCTGCTGGTGGACCGGATCGTGTCGATGGAGGAAGGGCGGAAGGTGGTCGGGATCAAGAACGTCACGTTCAACGAGCCGTTCTTCCAGGGACACTTTCCTGGAAATCCGGTGATGCCGGGAGTCCTGATCGTCGAGGCCATGGCCCAGGTCGGCGCGGTGCTGCTCCTGCGCGGTGTCCCGGACCGCGAGCGCAAGCTGGTGTATTTCGCCGGCATCGACCGCGCCCGGTTCAGGCGCCCGGTGACACCGGGCGATCAGGTGCGCTTCGAGGTGGAAGTCCTGAAGCTGCGCTCGCGTTCCGCCCGGCTGCGAGGTGAGGCGTTCGTGGACGGAGGCCTGGTCGCCGAGGCCGAGCTGTTCTCGTCCATGGTCGATCGGGACGGCCCCGCGCAACCGGAGGTCCCATGACCGCCCCCGCCGGACTCCATCCCACCGCTCAAATCGACGCGGGGGCGCGCCTGGGTGACGGGACGACGGTCGGAGCCTTCAGCGTCATCGGCCGCGACGTGACCGTCGGGCCCGGCTGCGAGATCGGCCCGCACGCGGTCGTCGAGGGCCCCACGGTGATGGGCGCCCGTTGCCGCGTCTTCCCCTTCGCGTGCATCGGAATGGCGCCCCAGGATCTCAAGTACCGGGGGGAGCGGACCACGATCGAGATCGGCGACGACAACATCTTCCGGGAGGGAGTGACGGTTCATCGCGGTACCGTGGGGGGAGGTGGGGTGACGCGGATCGGGTCGGGGAATCTCCTGATGGCCCAGACGCACGTCGCGCACGATTGCCGCGTCGGGAGCCAGGTCATATTCGCGAACGCCGCGACTCTGGCCGGGCACGTCGTGGTCGAGGATGGAGCCACGATCGGGGCGTTCTCCGGCGTGCACCAGTTCTGCCGAGTCGGTGCGCATGCCTACATCGGAGGGTACTCGGTCATCACGCAGGACGCCCTGCCCTACGTCCTGACCGTCGGCAACCGCGCCAAGAGCTTCGGCATCAACATGGTCGGACTGGAGCGCAAGCAGTTCGCTCCGGAGGCGATCCAGGCTCTCCGGCAGGCGTACCGCATCCTGTTCCGCTCGCGGCTCACCCTCCAGGAGGCTCTCGATCGCCTGCAGGCCGAGTTTCCGGCCCAGCCGGAGGTGCAGACCCTGGCCGCCTTCATCCGCGGAAGCCGCCGCGGCGTGATCCGCTGAAGGGCGGCTTCATGGGGACCTCCGGCCGCCGCCCGGTCCGTGTCGCGGTGATCGGTGTCGGCAGCCTCGGTCAGCACCACGCGCGGATCTACGCCGGCCTGGAGGAGGCCGACCTGGTGGCGGTGGTGGACGCCGACCCGGATCGCGCCGCCTCGGTCGCCTCGCGCCACGGCGTTCCCGCCCTGAGCTCCTTCACGGACCTGCCGAGCGACCTCGAGGCGGTCAGCGTGGCCGTACCGACCTCGGCGCACGCCCCGATCGTCGAGGCGTGCCTGCGGCGCGGCCTGGCGGTCCTGGTCGAGAAGCCGATGGCCGCGAGTCTCGAGGAAGCGGTCTCCATGACGCGGCAGGCGGAGCGCGCGGGGAAGCTCCTCCTGGTCGGCCACACGGAGCGCTTCAATCCGATCGTGCGGGCGGCGCGAGACCGCGTGCGCGACCCGCGCTTCATCGAGACACACCGCCTGGGGGTGTTCACCGCGCGCAGCACGGACGTGGACGTCGTCCTGGACCTGATGATTCACGACCTCGACGTGATCCTCAGTCTCGTGCCGTCCCCCATCGCCTCGATCGACTCGGTGGGAGTGCACGCCTTGACCGACAAGGTCGACATCGCCAACGCCCGGTTGCGATTCGAGAACGGGTGTGTCGCCAACGTCACCGCCAGCCGGATCAGCACCGACCGGGTCCGCAAGCTGCGCGTCTTCGAGGCGGACTCCTACCTGTCCATCGACTACGCCGGACAGGAGGGGGTGATCTACACCCTGAAGCGCGCGGCGGGGGCGCCGCCGGAGATCGTCCGCGAACAGCTGTCGGCGGATCGCGAGGAGCCGCTCCTGGTGGAGCTGCGCGCCTTCGTGAGCCGCGTGAGAGGAGAGGATGCCCCGGGTGTGTCGGCGGACGAGGGCCTGCGCGCGCTCGAGACCGCCCTGCGGATCGTGGAGCAGATCGCCGCGGCCGGCCGCCCTGCGGGGGGCCGGGACGGCGTCCGGTGAACGGCGACGTCCGTGTCGAGGAGTACCTCCGCGCCCACGTCGAGGCCGGCGACTTCCCTGGAGCGTCCTACCTCGTCGCCGAGGAGGGTCGTGTTCTCGCGGAGGGAGCTCTCGGCCTGGCCGTGGTGCGTCCGCGGCGAATTCCGGCCGCGACCTCGACCCTCTACGACCTCGCGTCCCTCACGAAGCCTTTCGCGGGGGCGCTCCTGGCGGCGCGACTCGCGTCGGCGGGCCGGCTGCGCTGCGAGGATCGGCTGGTGCGCCTCCTGCCGGAATGGGACCGGGAGGATGAGGCCTCGCGCATCAGTCTCCTCGATCTCCTCACGCACCGGTCCGGTCTGCCGGCCTGGAAGCCGCTCTACGTCCACGCCACCGGCCGGGAGGAGTATCTCCGGTCCCTGAAAGACCTGGCCCTGGATCGGCCGCCCGGCGCCCGGGTGGTGTATTCGGACCCCGGGTATATCCTGCTGGGGTTCGCGCTGGAGCGAGCGGGCGGAGCGTCTCTGGAGCGTCTGTTCGCGGAGATGATCACCGGCCCTCTGCAGATCACGGACCTGCTCTACCGACCCGAACCGGCCCTCCAAAGGCGCATTGCCGCGACCGAGGAGGGAAACCGGAAAGAGCGGCTCCTCGCCGGGCCGGAAGGGGATGGTTACAATGGTTGGCGCGCGGAGGTGGCCTGGGGTGTGGTGCACGACTTGAACGCCCGCGCTCTCGGCGGGATCAGCGCCCATGCCGGCCTGTTCGGGACGGCGCGGGCGGTCCACCTGATGGCGCGGGAGGTCCTGGGCCCGGGGACAGGGCTCCTGGAGGAATCGCAACGCCTGCTCATGAGCACCAACCTCACTGCGGGGCTCGGAGAGGACCGCTCCCTGGGGTTCCTGCTGGCCTCGAGTCCCGGCACCGCCGCGGAAGGGGCGCTGTCGCGCCGGTCGTTCGGGCACACGGGGTTCACGGGAACCTCCCTGTGGATCGATCCGGACGCGCGGCGCATCTACGTTCTTCTGACGAACCGGGTGCACCCCGAGTTCCGGGAGACGGACATGAACGCCATCCGCCGCGGATTCCACCAGATCGCCGCGGCCCTGTAACGCCCTGAAGTCCCCGGGTGAAGCACCATGGAATTTCTGTCCCTGAGCGAGCCTGTCGAGACGCCGACCCTCAAGGTCGGCCGATCGGAGGCCGTCCTCCTGTCAATCGGGCTGCACCTCCTGCTGCTCCTGCTCGTCATGTTCGGGCCGATCGCGGCCTCCAGATTCCTGCCGCAGTCGATCATCACCTTTCTCTCCCCCCGCCTCCCGCCGGCGCGGCCCGAGCCGCCCGCGGCTCTGGCGGGCGGGCCGGCCCCGGCGCCAAGACAGTCCGAGAAGCGGAACATTCCGTTGAAGTTCGCTTACGTGAGCGTCCCGCACGACGAGGCGAGCAGCAAGAACCCCACAGCACCGCTCGCGTCGGACAAGGATCGCCGGGCGCGTCAGGAGACGCGCACGCCGCCCGACGCCAAGCGATTCTCCATCGATCCTCACTCGGAAGGGACGTCGATCGACAGGGTCAAGCCGGATCCCAAACGCGCGCAGGGAAGGGAGGATGTCGAGGCGCAGAGCCGGGCGCGCCGCGGGTCGTCGTCCAGCGGGGACGGCGCGACGGGGACCGGGGCAGTCGCCCGCAACAGCACCCCGCAGATTGCCTCCGCGCCGAGACCGGACGGGCCGCGCGCGCAGGGAAGATCTCCGGAGAGCGCGCCGGGAAGACAGGCGGCGCCCGGCCGGGAGGGGAGCCCTCTGGTTGATCCCGGCGTACCCGAGGGGACCGCCGAGCAGGGGGATGACCCGCGCGAGAGCCTGAAGCAGGCGCTCTCGGATCTCAAGGCCGGAGAGTACAAGTTCCAGTTCAACAATCCGGCGTACCTGCGTGGCGGCAGCTACGGCACCATGTCGTTCGACACGCAGGGATTCCCGTGGGGCGACTACGCCCGCAGAATCTATCTCGTCATCCGCAACAACTGGTACGCACGGATTCCTCTGGCCGCGCAGAACGGGATCCGCGGATGGGTCTGCCAGCGCTTCGTGATAGAAAAAGATGGAGCGATATCGAGCGTGCAGGCCGTGCGTCCTTCCGGTGTCGCTCCGTTCGACCGGGCGTCGGCGGACGCCTTGACCAGCAGCAGCCCTCTCCCGCCGCTGCCGCCGGACTTCCCGGAGCCCAGGGAAGGCGTGACCTTCTGCTTCTACTACAACATGTACCCGGAGGAGGATGGGGAGTAATCCTCAGGGGATGGTCCTGCCGAACCGGCTCGCGATCAGCGCGAGGTCCGTACCGTCCACCCGGCCGTCGAGATTGACGTCCACGGGAAGGCCGTAGAGTCCCGTGAGCGGCTGGAGCACCTGATCGCAGAAGAGGAAGCCGCTCGTGCCGGTCTGCACGGGCAGGTCCATGCCCTCCTTGCGCACACCGCTTCCGACCAGGAGGCGGGTCGGCGTATACGCAGGGGTCGACCCCAGATCGGGGTTCTGCAGCAGCGTGCCGTCGGATTGGATCGTGAAATCCTCGCCGCGCACCGAACCGAACGAGCGGGCCAGGAGCGCGAGGTCGTAGCCGTCCACGCGCCCGGAATGGTCGATGTCGGCCCGCTCCGGGACGATGTTGGTCATGATGACCGGACTCCGACTCACGCTGTCGAACAGGACCACGTCCGGGTAGGTCGAGTCGACGGACAGATTGACCTGTCCCGTCGCCAGGAAAGTCATCCCGTCCGGAACGTCGGTCGGGTTGAACGACGGATCGGTGAAGAACAATCCGTTTCCGATCCCCAGGAAGATCGTGAGGTTCGGAGTCGCGGGGTCGCCGTCCCCCGACGACAGGACGACCAGATCGACGTACCCGTCCTGATTGACATCCACGAACGTGGCGTCCACCGGCGATGACGGCAAGGTCAGGGGATTGGGGTTCCCGGGAGGAGGCGCCGGCCCTTCGTTGCTCGGGAGGAGAACGTCGACGGTGGACGTGCCCGGCTCGACCACGGCGATCACGCTCGTCGTGTTGTCGTCGTCGAAGTGGTAGCGCTGATCGCTCAACGTCAGCCACGGGTTGCCGCAGACGTTCTGCTCGGGTGCTATCAGCAGATGACTCGGGTCCCCCTGCAGGGGGGCCTGGGCGGCGACCGGTGACGCGGGCGGCGCGAAGCCCCCGGCGCCGTCGCCGAAGAACAGCTTCAGGTCGTCGTCACCGCTTCCCGGGGCCCCCTTCTCGGCAACCATCAGGGCGGGGTCCGACTTGGAGTCGCACACCAGCGGGAAGCTCTGACAGTGCCCGCCGGGACAATCGACGTCGCCCGTGCACGGTTGGCCGACGTTGCTGCCGCCGGCGCAGATCAGCCCGGTGCAGGTGTAGGCGAAGCGTCCGACGACCGCGGCCACCGGATTGGCGAGCCCGCCGATCGCGGACCAGGTCCCGGGCGCCGGCCGGAGGCTGCCCGAAGCGTCCCCGATCAGGAAGGACAACGCTCCGCCGGCCTGATCGACCACGACGGCGTCGTTCACCGGAGCGTCGCAATCGGCCGCGGTGCTGCACCGGGCGTTCGCCCTCGGTCCGGCGTGACAGATGCCGCCGGCGCCCGAAATGATGTCGCAGCCGCTGCCGTCACAGATGTCGCCGATATGGTTGCCGTCGGCGTCGGCCTGGTCGGCATTCGCGGTCCATGGACAGTTATCGAGCTTCGGGGGGATCGAGAACTGATCGTAGTCGGGCACGAGGTCGAGATCGGTATCGATGTTCTGGCAGGCGGCGTCGAGAATCTGGCACTGGTCGCCGACGCCGTTGCCGTCGCTGTCGCACTGGGACGTGATCGGGTCCTTGGTCAGGCAGTTGACCGGAGCCTTGATGATATCGGTGCAGGGGTTTTCCACGAAACAGTGCGGAAAGCCGATCGTGTCGTTCGCCGGACAGTTCGGCGGGTTGTAGCGCGTCGGGCAGTCGTCGACGTCGTCGAGTACTCCGTCCTGGTCGTAGTCGTTTCCGTGCAGAGTGAGCGGCGCGACGGTGGCGGAGACCGGCCCGTTCCCGGCGGGGAAGGTCGGGCGCTCCGTCTGCACGCCGGTCAGCTCGGTGATGAGAGGCGTGACGGTCCCCGCCGTGTCGTCGTCGAGCACGAGGAGGTCGGAGACACCGTCCTGTCGAAGATCGGCCACGGTCATTCCGGTGGCGCGCAGCGGGCCCAGGAGCGGCTCCGGCGGCAGTCCGCGGAAGGTGGTGCCGGTGCCGGACAGGACGTCAAGACGCGGCGGAGTGGTGTTGAGCATCACCACGTCCTGTCCCACGGAGGCGTCGGCGGGGAACAGTGCCATCGCCGCGATGTTTCTCCAGGGAGACACGGGCGAGGTCGGGGCGAGAGAGAAGGCGAGGCTGCCGGGGGATCCGCTGTTCCGGTACAGGGTGATGCTGTTGTCGGAGTATCCGAGGACCGCGAGATCCAGTCTGCCGTCGTGATCGTAATCGAGTGTCGCCACGGCTGACGGATTCGCCAGCCCCGTCAGCGTGACCGCCGGCGCGAACGTCGCGCCGCCGGACCCGCTGTAGATCAGGACCTGCCCGCCGCTGAAATCGGCGACCGCCAAGTCGAGGTTGCCGTCCCCGTCGAGATCGACCAGGGCGCCGCCGCGCGGGACGTGGCCGCTTCCGAGATCGATGCTCTGCCCCGCCACCAGGGAGCCCTGCGTGCAGGTCGTGGTGAAGACCCTGATCGTCCCGTGACTCCCCGGGACACGGCAGAGGCCGCCACCCGGACAGTCCGGGTCGATGAGGCAGGACGCCCCGGGACTCGTGCCGCCCTGGCAGCTCAGCGATCCCTGTTCGAGGACGACCAGATCGGCGCACGCGTCTCCGTTGAGGGACCCCGCGAGCACGTCGACCGGCTGGCCCGGAACCGGGAAGGGGGAGCCCGGAGCCGGAGTGAACGCGGCCGCTCCACCGTTCAGCAGGATGCCGACGTTCCCCGCGATGCGGTTGGCGAAGGCCAGGTCGGGAACCTTGTCGCCGTTGAAATCCGCGGCCGCCACCCCCTCAGGCCCGGTGGGGGAGCGGCAGGTCCCGCGGGAAGGACAATCCGTGTCCACTGTGCACGCCTTGCCGGGATCGGAGCCGCCCGTGCAGGTCGCGCTGATTCCGGGGACGGGGGAAAGGCGACAGGTCCCGCCGCCGGAGCAATTGACGCTGGTCGCGCACGACATGCCGTTCAGCGTGCCACCCGAGCAGAGCCCCCCCGCGAGGAGGACGGTGGTCGGCTGGCACGTGCCGCCCGGACAATCGACGGACGACACGCACGACCTGCCGGCGTTGCTGCCGCCCAGGCAGACCTCTCCCATGTCGCCTCCCACGGCGCCCGGGAAGAACTGCAGGGCGTCGCTCCCCGTGTTGGAGACCACGATGTCGAGTCGGAGGTCGCCGTTGAAGTCGGCCACCACGGCATGGGACGCCCCGAAGCTTGCCTGCAGAGAAAAACGGTTGAGCAGCCCTCCCGTCGTGTCGTTGACCCGGACTCGCACCAGCCCCAGCGCCGAGCCGCCCCCCGAGCTGCTGTTCACGACGACCAGGTCGTTGCTGCGCGAGCAGACGGCGCCGACCTTCGGAGTCTGCTGGACGCCGCACTGCGCGCCGGCGGGGACGAGGAA is a window from the Candidatus Dormiibacterota bacterium genome containing:
- a CDS encoding POTRA domain-containing protein — encoded protein: MPRAVRVCPPVFAAILALAVPLTIIRGAVPLAAPDGQVATSAQEASPGPTPAGAAPPGPAPSPTPAPPAEAAPSPQDKNRGPETGPQSPEPGPGGEPEGATAPEAPAGGGKGVIGRIVVDGNIRVSDTAFFNSLHLKSGDPYDERAIQDEFRRLWDLDLFDDINVESRKREGNVYDLIFHVRDRPLVGNVAFVGMKAVTEANIQERLNQAKCEVKRGQPVDFSVLSRAEAAIEQLLAEKGYLQARAKARLTPVGQGQREVTFHIREGAKTKIKKIDFTGNTMFTDRRLRKMLKLTKQAFWLTSWASSKTLYHPAKFDQDAENIRTSYKSVGYLDIAIQPEIVELVGGKPKKPQGTPKSLTLVAPGTTPGAQGLEDEDEEDFEEPPPAPAPPGETEKQRTRRVKAELKAKKKSETPPKKWVHLTVPIDEGAQYKVGKIDIEGNSVFSGPEVMARVPLRAGMVFNDSALKFGTKRLEEDYGERGYFYVSIDPRIDKHERTADLTLAITEDKKYFVDRIEFGGNTTTRDGVLRREMPLTEEDLFNVRRMRLGLRKIAQLGYFQVGDDPAVKPKGETDHVDILVQGVESSRNEIQVGGGVSGLEGGFFQASYSTRNFLGRGEIFSTYVQTGTRANRYSFNFTEPWFLGHPWTLGFSLFRRQTDYTGFRQIGSGGTLSLGRLLGVFSRFDVAYGYENVDLLTTTAGFPVNRQNSATSSLTTLYTVDTRNNYFRPTRGYRVQGSMEYAGGFLGGDNFFYKPRFDATLYLPGLSRKHYIGLNAAYGYVSPFGGRVVPVFERYFLGGERSLRVFKSRTVSPARRDVDVNHNGFIDTPEDRNPDGVFEPCEDLNGNGVQDKNEPDRGNCLLDPAEDANNNGILDTEDLNHNGVLDPGEDKNGNGILDTEDRNGNGRLDLGEDRPDGIWTPFCPADDPNMNGKQDPGEFDNGNCRLDPGEDTNGDGVFGTVFPGGNQYILLNAEYTVPLADAVEFALFYDAGNAFDDGQKIRLNDMRVDYGFELRFYLPVFQAPLRLIYGFIQNPQKGEDPSNFIFSIGTTF
- a CDS encoding OmpH family outer membrane protein, translated to MPRWLCGPLVCLLLTFGATSLPAQPAEPPKVGVFDPETVWKLTEVGKKYNQDLNDARDRLQAEIDKKQAEIDALKDKLRQQQQSLSEDKAAQMQKDIQNKMIELNRLNDDATREMKSQLNDVQNRFQQMLVETLEVYGKERNFTLVLDKSVIAYNSPQVDVTQDLIQKFNDMHKAAALPATGKAQPKKTPEKPKEAPKDAPKPPGGR
- the lpxD gene encoding UDP-3-O-(3-hydroxymyristoyl)glucosamine N-acyltransferase, which encodes MGAYTLGEIASRVEGTVRGDSSRTVSGIKPLDQAGPEDLSFVAHPRYRRAAEGSRAAGLIVSEEGIAPGRNLILVKNPYVALAAAMGLFYEQARPAPGLSPQAVLGEGTRIGRDVSIGPFVVTGRDCSIGDRAALLPGVVLGDDVRIGEDTVLHPGVVVYSHSVLGARVIVHASSVVGSDGFGYAEAAGARAKIPQVGNVVIEDDVEIGACTTIDRATFGSTMVGRGTKIDNLVQIGHNVSIGEGSVLVAQSGIAGSTRLGRGVIVAGQSGAAGHLVLGDRTVVGAKSAVLQDLPAGSFVVGHPASDHREWKRSQAALRRLPDLLRAVARLERAAGQGKSGRPSAKSARARRARRS
- the fabZ gene encoding 3-hydroxyacyl-ACP dehydratase FabZ; protein product: MDEPQGVLDIRQILAILPHRYPFLLVDRIVSMEEGRKVVGIKNVTFNEPFFQGHFPGNPVMPGVLIVEAMAQVGAVLLLRGVPDRERKLVYFAGIDRARFRRPVTPGDQVRFEVEVLKLRSRSARLRGEAFVDGGLVAEAELFSSMVDRDGPAQPEVP
- the lpxA gene encoding acyl-ACP--UDP-N-acetylglucosamine O-acyltransferase, translated to MTAPAGLHPTAQIDAGARLGDGTTVGAFSVIGRDVTVGPGCEIGPHAVVEGPTVMGARCRVFPFACIGMAPQDLKYRGERTTIEIGDDNIFREGVTVHRGTVGGGGVTRIGSGNLLMAQTHVAHDCRVGSQVIFANAATLAGHVVVEDGATIGAFSGVHQFCRVGAHAYIGGYSVITQDALPYVLTVGNRAKSFGINMVGLERKQFAPEAIQALRQAYRILFRSRLTLQEALDRLQAEFPAQPEVQTLAAFIRGSRRGVIR
- a CDS encoding Gfo/Idh/MocA family oxidoreductase — translated: MGTSGRRPVRVAVIGVGSLGQHHARIYAGLEEADLVAVVDADPDRAASVASRHGVPALSSFTDLPSDLEAVSVAVPTSAHAPIVEACLRRGLAVLVEKPMAASLEEAVSMTRQAERAGKLLLVGHTERFNPIVRAARDRVRDPRFIETHRLGVFTARSTDVDVVLDLMIHDLDVILSLVPSPIASIDSVGVHALTDKVDIANARLRFENGCVANVTASRISTDRVRKLRVFEADSYLSIDYAGQEGVIYTLKRAAGAPPEIVREQLSADREEPLLVELRAFVSRVRGEDAPGVSADEGLRALETALRIVEQIAAAGRPAGGRDGVR
- a CDS encoding serine hydrolase domain-containing protein translates to MNGDVRVEEYLRAHVEAGDFPGASYLVAEEGRVLAEGALGLAVVRPRRIPAATSTLYDLASLTKPFAGALLAARLASAGRLRCEDRLVRLLPEWDREDEASRISLLDLLTHRSGLPAWKPLYVHATGREEYLRSLKDLALDRPPGARVVYSDPGYILLGFALERAGGASLERLFAEMITGPLQITDLLYRPEPALQRRIAATEEGNRKERLLAGPEGDGYNGWRAEVAWGVVHDLNARALGGISAHAGLFGTARAVHLMAREVLGPGTGLLEESQRLLMSTNLTAGLGEDRSLGFLLASSPGTAAEGALSRRSFGHTGFTGTSLWIDPDARRIYVLLTNRVHPEFRETDMNAIRRGFHQIAAAL
- a CDS encoding energy transducer TonB, with translation MEFLSLSEPVETPTLKVGRSEAVLLSIGLHLLLLLLVMFGPIAASRFLPQSIITFLSPRLPPARPEPPAALAGGPAPAPRQSEKRNIPLKFAYVSVPHDEASSKNPTAPLASDKDRRARQETRTPPDAKRFSIDPHSEGTSIDRVKPDPKRAQGREDVEAQSRARRGSSSSGDGATGTGAVARNSTPQIASAPRPDGPRAQGRSPESAPGRQAAPGREGSPLVDPGVPEGTAEQGDDPRESLKQALSDLKAGEYKFQFNNPAYLRGGSYGTMSFDTQGFPWGDYARRIYLVIRNNWYARIPLAAQNGIRGWVCQRFVIEKDGAISSVQAVRPSGVAPFDRASADALTSSSPLPPLPPDFPEPREGVTFCFYYNMYPEEDGE